From the Sardina pilchardus chromosome 11, fSarPil1.1, whole genome shotgun sequence genome, the window taaattaattaattaatgcaaTGAATGTTAAAGTTGATGTTAGAAGAATGAAGCCTAGACTCATAACTTTAGCCATACTTTAATGTTCAATATGCCCAGAAAATGCCAATCAACTCAAAGAAAGTCAAGATCTTAAGAAGATATTGATTGTTTGCAAAACAGGGAAATCTGACAACTTAAAACATATTGTGGGCAAAAAAGACAGTCGTTCCAGTAGTGGACGTGGGGCTTACCTTTCCATATTCTAGATCGTAAGACACCGAGACCGTAGGCCCTGGCAGCTTGCCTCGCTTTCGGACGAGAGCAAAGCCTATCCCTAACCTTTGCGCCAGCAGCGGCCCAAAGAGGAACCCACGTGCGTCCAACCCTGCGCATTAAAACAGAACATGAACTATGaagtggacattttttttttactataaaCTCGAACACGAGTGCATGCAGATCGGCTTGCAGTAAATAACAAACACATGAAGTACAATACAAACAGCAAGCTAGCAACTTGGTAATTACGTAACAGTCAGCATAGGAATTGCATACTGCTGTGTTGCAACTCACCCACGATAAGGTCTACATCTTGATGATTTTGTCGGACATGTTCCTCGAACAGGTCAATCACAGCAGTAAGGGAATTCGGGTCTTTAAGTATTGGGCAAATGTCTCTGATTAACACAGGAACGTAAGTTAACTTCACCAACTAAAATACTGATACACTTAGCTACTGACTCGTGGATCAATTTCCGTCATCAAACAATCACTAgcactatatactgtaaattacaCATTAGGCCTAATTTGTTGTCACATTCTACAGTCGATGCATTACTAGGCTACATGAAAATACTACTGACATAACATGTACACTCAAAAGTGCAAGATTAAGCTGTTAAACCTAATTCGTTACAGCATGTCAACGTATAAACTCATTCTATCATCTTGCTCTAGTAATGCAAAGCACCCTACTGAATGTGAAACTCACCTGAATAATATGCCCTTGATTGGAAAGTCTGGAAATGAACGTATCGATTCATTTATGCGTTTCAGTTTCTCCTCTCTTGTGCCGTCTGCCATAATCAATTTAAGCTTACCATAAGTTACCAAACGAGGGGAGCAGTGAGCAGTACTCGAAATCACATTTCCGCGTCCAACCACGTGGTGCTAAAATTACGTCAGCCACAACCACATACGTCACTTGTAAACACATCTCATTTGGACATAGATCTGTCTAGTCCACAGTTATTTTCAGCGTAATCCTCAAGGAGGACAGAATCTATATTTGACGTGTAGAAATGTACATTCTTGCTGTTTACATCTATTTTAATGTAGTATTATTTTTTCTGTTTGCACTCATAACATGACCTGGTATGGTATCACAAATCAGAGGTCCTTATAATGCCCCCACCGCACCCCCATCCCCCAGAAGACTAGCCTAAACTTGGCTACTGACCAAATATGGAAAGATCACAGATCAGCACCCATTCAAAAATCTGTGTCGTGTGTATTTTAAAGGACtaatataatgtgctgctatGCCATAAACCAACTATCCAAATTAACAGCAATATCAAACCATTTTCTCTAAGGATCAACAACATTATAAAGTGGAACCCTTATGTAGAAGATATTTCATCTTAATTACATAAATCAGACATAGATTAGATGTAATCTATATTGTCACTGTGCAGAGTACACAAcgcaatgtaggcctatttaatctATGTTCATTACAGCACGGATGCTGAACATGTTCACCCCCCACTCGAAATAGCATATCCTTCATTTTGTGGCATATTAGCCTAAAGCTAATTTAGATGTGGAATGTCGCTTTTTGCTTTATAATTCTTATCTTTTTTTCCTTATCCAGCTGAACTCATGTACTTGTAAAAAAAACGTCAAAATGAACAGAATGACATACTACACAGGGACATTTACTAATATATTCCAATTAATTCCATACTCATCAAATGAAGTATATGTAAAAACATTCACATAATGTACCCAGACTTCCCTTCATATATTGTTACAGCTCAGTTCAAGTTTGTTATTCACTTTGTAAACAGACAATCATACAATATCATTTTGGCCAAAAAAAATCTCAGGTTCGTCTAAAAAACAGTCTGTCTAAAGGATGATGGGAATCTCTCTGCATGTCTGACTAAAAACAAAAGACATCATCAAAAGGCGGGGTACTGGCAAAGACATATGCAGGCATATCTTGGATCAATGTGGCCAATCACACTCCCACGGTTGTGACTCCGGGGGTGTCAGGCACTTCCCGAGCTTCTCACACCCAGGAGGAGACCAGTTCTGTGGGACAAAACGAGcagtcatttcatttcacttacACTTGGGGGTGCTATTGTAACATGTAAAGAAGAGAAGGTCCAACATCATTATAGGTTTCCTTTGCAACTATAGCAATGTATGACAGTAAAAAACTACCCTGAACAAAGAGGTGGTTCACAAACAGTTTATGAATTCTGCAAAAAGAGAGCGCATATTTCCTAACCTcaagtgcatgaaaatgtaccCTGTACATAACTTTGGAATGttcttttataggctacaattgAGGTGAGCATATTGTCAGGGATGTGGATACGACATGATATGAATTAGGATACAAATACTTTCCAACACAGGTATGACTAAAGAAGAATAAGTCAATTCCTTTATTGTTATCTAGAAACCTGTTCAATCCAAAAAGCTGGGAggctgtgtaaaatgtaaataaaaacagaatgtgatctGCACATGTTCCAAACTCAAATTTCATTGCAAAAGAGACAAagacaatatatcaaatattgAAAAGACCACTTTGACTATTTCAGGAAAATTAAACATTCAAGTCTCAAAAGTtgagaggggagcaacaaaaGGTTAGTAAAGGTGCAGGTGCAGTGAGGTTTCCATCACTCTGTGAAAACCTGAGTGGGCAAATAATGCAACAATAGAAGAATAATCCTCCTCAATGTGAAACTGTGAAGAATTTGGGGATTTCATCATCTATAGTACATAATAGTAAAATATTCAGAGAAGTATTTCAAGGGGCATGGCAGGGCTGCAAAACAATATTGGATAGCTATGATCATTGTGACCTCAGATGGCACTGCTTTAAATACAGAAAATCCTTATATGGGCTCAGGGAAACATCTGATTGTATTGTCTATGAACACAGTTTGATGTATCATTTACAAATGCTGGTTAAAACTCTACCATGCCATGAAGAACCATATTTAGACATGATCCGGAAATACTGCAGTCTGATCTGGGCCTGAGCTGATTTAAGATGGACTGAAACAAAGTGGAAAACTCCTTGTCCTGTGGTTAGACCGAACAAAATGTGTAATTCTTTTCGGAAATCATGGACTCTGCTACCTCTGGGTTAAGAGGAGAAGGGTTGTCTAACTTGTTAAAGTGCACTGTTCAAAAGACAGCATCTATGATGGTATGGGGGTGCATTAGTGCCTATGGCATGGGCAGCCTGCACACCAGGAAATGCACAATTAATACTTAATGATATGTAGAGGTTTGCTGAATGAATGCTGAATGATATTTTAGAGGTATTTTAGATATTCACATACGGTATATACATGGCTCCACATAGTAGAAGAGTCCAGGTACTAAAATGGCTGACCTGCAGTCAAGACCTGTCACACTATGTGTATCAAGTAGTGAAAAACACAATTACGAAGACCCCCGACTGTTGAGCAGCTAAAATCCTATATTGGGCAAGAACAGGGCACCATTTCATTCTCAAAATTGCAGTAAATGGCTTCCTCAGTTGCCAAATGTTTACAGACTGTTAAAAGAAGAAGTGAGGCAACGCAGTGGTAAACATACCCATCGCAACTTTTGAGACGTTCTGCTGGCAACATATTTTCCAGATAACATTAACATTTCTCAGTTTCAACAATTGCAATGTTGTCTCTGCACTTAATATAGGGTTTACATGATTTGCAAATCATAGCATTCTGTTTTTAATTCACAGTTTACACAGCATCCCAACTTTATGGAAACCAAGTTGTGAATGTGCCTTGTATGTATACCAAGACAGAATTTGATGTCGAGCCATGTCCCCTAAACCTAGCTGCTAACTCTTCCATGCTTACCATGACAGCCAGGTCACACATGTTGAGCTGAGGCATGCCAGGCACCAGGGTCTGCTTGTGCTCATCCACTATTGGGCCGATGCGTTTCAAAACAGCCAGGTACTCTTTGCTAAGAACGCTGAAACACAGAGAGGACATAGATCAAATCAGCAATCACAGCAGCTCAAGAGGAACAGATCAGCTGTTAGATAAGGCTTTTCTAGTCAAACACTCAgacaaattatttttcaaaaacgATTTGCCTATTCAgaatattaatattttttaaTTGTCTACACTATATACAGTTAAAGTGagtgttgaaatcatcaattaAATTCAAGCAAATGGACATGAATTGTTAATGGTTGGCACACTTACTTTGTGACCCCATAttatcaccaccaccaaccatccacccagacagacatacatgcatAACACGCCCTCAGGACAAATCTCAATAGAATTGTCCatgtctctcctccctctccattcaATTATTTTTATTGGACACTGCGGAACAGACTTGCACATCATTATAATCAGCGTGCAAATCACCAGGGCTTAAGCCTTTCAAAGGAACGCCATCCTCAATAGAACCTGTAGGGTCAATGAGCGCCCTCCATGTGCGTGCAAGACAGCCCCACCCCGCCCCAAACAGTCATAGAcccagacgtgcacacacacacacacacacacacacacacacacacacacacacacacagctagccaAATATTACCACTGCAATTACCCCCATAATGTGGTCACACGAAGCACCTGTGTCTGTACACTCCCTCTGGCCCACTCTGTCTCTTAAGCCAGCTCTCTGATTGGTCCCGTGGGGAGGATTACTTTGTATATAtgtgaacgagtgtgtgtgtatgttggtgagtgtgtgtgtgtgtgtgtgttggtgagagagagtgtgagcacCAGTGCGAGGTGAAGTGTCAATTAGTGTAATAACCTCAGGCCCTGTCCAGCTCGCGCCTCCCGCCCCGCTCCCCTGAGTCCCGCTCTCCTGGGGGGCCGCTGGGCTTCCACCACAGTCCAGCACCTGCTCCCCTGTCGTCCCCACCAGGCCTCGTCCCCACCCCCACATccacccagccccagccccatcagccccctctcccctgcacacactctcctctcagtCACCAAACACATTACTAACACTGGACTAGCCCCAATACAAAACAACTGTTCAATCTCAacgacaacaaaacaaatgaccCAACTAATTCAAATACAGACTGGATGTCCAAATATCCTTAACTGATGACCTCTGCCTTGAGTAGCAGATGTGCGTTAATGTTTCCCCCCTTCCTGCCCCACTCCCACCCTCAGCCACAGCCCAGGCCCCTTATTTAGCCGGCCCTCCCTGCACACAGCCTCCCCTCCTCATTCACCAACACAACACTCCAAATAACTGCTCTGTTTGAACCGTCACAACACCACTACCCAGCAACTGTTCTgtctgaaaaaacaaacaaaaacccaAATGTACCTTTTGCTTTGCCTAGCGGTATTTGCTGCACATCTAAAAGCtgatgagtgggtgtgtgttctaTTCAGCACACTTCCATTACTCGACTGCTTCACTCCATTAGTGGGTGCCGCCTTCATCTCAAACACAAAATTAAACCAGTGACAGCTTGAAAACATCTAGTTCCACATACAAGCACCGAACAAAGGGGTTTTGCTGCTGGGCGGGTGGGGTAGGGTGCACGCTTTCTGCTCATCGGAAGCCCTCAAACCCCTCGTCGTTAATCAATAATTAACAGTATAGCATGTTTATTTATATGCCCGGCCACTTACAAACAATGAAAAAGCCATTGTCAGCAAGGCACAGTCATTATCATCCCTACAACCCTTAGACTGtggaaaacagagagggagagaaaggggattAGAATAAAACCGAATGCAAATGAAGGCTTTTGATTTATAATGCATGACACCCAGAGGGGCCAACCAGCATTGCTCAGGTGTGTCACCATACTGATTAGAGATGCATTACCCCTGATAGTCTGTTCGtccatgcaagcacacacacatacacacacaaacacgcacacacacacgcacacacatcacaatacAATATAACTCTTCATGAAGTTATATGGTTCTGACTGCAAAGTACTAATGCATAAAATCCTTTCTTCACACATGAGATACAGATCAGTGGTTATACACATTGAAGTACAATGTGTGTCTGCTGGTGTGCATCAAAAAAGCAACATACACGCATCACAGGGATTTCAGCAGCATGCACTCTCAGAGGCAAGCAGAGAA encodes:
- the aprt gene encoding adenine phosphoribosyltransferase encodes the protein MADGTREEKLKRINESIRSFPDFPIKGILFRDICPILKDPNSLTAVIDLFEEHVRQNHQDVDLIVGLDARGFLFGPLLAQRLGIGFALVRKRGKLPGPTVSVSYDLEYGKAEVEIQEDAVAPGQKILVIDDLLATGGTLNAACALLKKLQAIVVDCLVVVEMKDLNGADKIKPHTVFSLVQY